One part of the Caproiciproducens sp. CPB-2 genome encodes these proteins:
- a CDS encoding ABC transporter ATP-binding protein, whose amino-acid sequence MNTVIDMHDIVKTFYIGTPNELEILHGISLNIYEGQFVSIVGASGSGKSTLMNIIGALDRPTAGDYSLDGVPISKMSSNELSEIRNKKIGFVFQTFNLIPRSTALGNVELPMLYAGIPGRKRAAQAMELLRMVEMEDRAKHMPNELSGGQKQRIAIARAMANDPAIILADEPTGALDSTTGRLVMDLFHKLHREQGKTIVLITHNNELAMETERIITIHDGRIQSDKDNQPVFQEGNHESA is encoded by the coding sequence ATGAATACTGTAATCGATATGCACGATATCGTCAAAACCTTTTACATAGGGACGCCCAACGAGCTGGAAATCCTGCACGGTATCAGCCTGAATATTTACGAGGGGCAGTTTGTCTCCATTGTCGGCGCGTCCGGCTCGGGAAAATCCACCCTGATGAATATCATCGGCGCGCTGGACCGGCCGACCGCCGGCGATTACAGCCTGGACGGCGTGCCGATCAGCAAAATGAGCAGCAACGAGCTTTCGGAAATCCGCAACAAAAAAATCGGGTTCGTTTTCCAGACCTTCAACCTGATTCCGCGTTCCACCGCGCTGGGCAATGTGGAGCTTCCCATGCTTTACGCGGGGATACCGGGCAGGAAAAGAGCCGCCCAGGCGATGGAGCTTTTAAGAATGGTGGAAATGGAAGACCGCGCAAAGCATATGCCCAACGAGCTTTCCGGCGGGCAGAAGCAGCGGATCGCCATTGCCCGCGCCATGGCGAACGACCCCGCGATCATCCTCGCGGACGAGCCGACCGGCGCGCTGGACAGCACCACGGGCCGTCTGGTCATGGACCTGTTCCACAAGCTCCACCGGGAGCAGGGCAAGACGATCGTCCTGATTACCCATAACAACGAGCTGGCGATGGAAACCGAACGGATCATCACGATCCACGACGGCAGAATCCAGAGCGATAAAGACAACCAGCCTGTTTTTCAGGAGGGAAATCATGAATCTGCTTGA
- a CDS encoding efflux RND transporter periplasmic adaptor subunit — MKKKRKKIILIAVAVIVVAAVAVNAFLPKSSTVPTVQCTPLSKTELRNTVSTTGVVESTDSVKVYTDLNYSVKTLPVEVGDRVSAGDVLCKLDSQDLEDTIAQKQAALSSNAKLAYQKIQASQKKYNDTSSTLNAGLNAQINTAQDKVDSARRDLENAQQKQSDAEKHIQENLNTSLITAKNNLSSAKLNLDSATRDYNDYKKQNEDIEGSDEYKNDLHKYRDAMESAQLAYDNAQKNLNAVAASADEELDQYVKSTAAAQAAYDSAVKSLTATQTSVNQDLKTAQDDIITSKLSADDTASVKELQALQTKLDKCTVAAPASGTVTAVYAVQNAPANGLMFVIEDTGALKIAVKIKEYDIASVKEGMKVAVKADAIADKEFEGVLEKISPASVKGADGKAASSNDAEFEADVLITSKDTPLRIGMNGSADIILEQKKDVFAVPYDAVSADASGKSVVYAAVPQKDGTFQVQAVTVTTGIETDAEEEISGDGLKEGMQIISDAKEIKPGETVKLAGAAEGTESGGGAGFRAAGMRP, encoded by the coding sequence GTGAAGAAAAAGAGGAAAAAGATCATTCTGATCGCCGTCGCTGTGATTGTTGTCGCCGCGGTTGCGGTCAACGCTTTTCTGCCAAAAAGTTCCACGGTACCAACGGTGCAGTGCACCCCCCTGAGCAAAACCGAGCTGCGCAACACCGTCAGCACTACCGGAGTGGTGGAAAGCACCGACTCCGTAAAGGTATATACGGACCTGAACTATTCCGTCAAAACGCTGCCCGTGGAAGTCGGCGACCGCGTCAGCGCCGGAGACGTGCTCTGTAAGCTGGATTCCCAGGACCTGGAAGATACCATCGCGCAAAAGCAGGCCGCTTTGAGCAGCAACGCGAAGCTGGCTTATCAGAAGATACAGGCGAGCCAGAAAAAATACAACGATACCTCCAGCACCCTGAACGCCGGGCTGAACGCGCAGATCAACACCGCGCAGGACAAAGTGGACTCCGCCAGGCGAGATCTGGAAAACGCGCAGCAGAAGCAGAGCGACGCGGAAAAGCACATTCAGGAAAACCTGAACACGTCGCTGATAACCGCAAAAAACAATTTGAGCAGCGCGAAATTAAATCTTGACAGCGCGACTCGGGATTATAATGACTATAAAAAACAAAATGAAGATATAGAAGGTTCAGACGAATACAAAAACGATCTGCATAAATATAGAGACGCTATGGAATCTGCCCAGCTTGCCTATGACAACGCGCAGAAAAACCTGAACGCCGTGGCGGCCTCCGCGGACGAGGAGCTCGACCAGTACGTCAAATCGACCGCGGCGGCGCAGGCCGCGTATGACAGCGCGGTCAAGTCGCTCACGGCGACGCAGACCTCTGTCAATCAGGACCTGAAAACCGCGCAGGACGACATTATTACCTCGAAGCTTTCCGCCGACGACACGGCGTCGGTAAAGGAGCTGCAGGCATTGCAGACCAAGCTCGACAAGTGCACGGTGGCCGCCCCGGCTTCCGGCACGGTGACCGCCGTTTACGCGGTGCAGAACGCCCCCGCCAACGGTCTGATGTTTGTGATAGAGGACACCGGCGCGCTGAAAATAGCCGTGAAAATCAAGGAGTACGACATTGCCAGCGTAAAAGAAGGCATGAAGGTGGCTGTAAAGGCCGACGCGATCGCCGATAAGGAATTTGAGGGCGTGCTTGAAAAGATTTCTCCCGCTTCCGTCAAGGGAGCCGACGGCAAAGCCGCCAGCAGCAACGACGCCGAATTTGAGGCCGACGTTCTGATCACCTCAAAGGATACTCCCCTGAGAATCGGCATGAACGGAAGCGCGGACATCATTTTAGAACAGAAGAAGGACGTTTTCGCGGTGCCCTATGACGCGGTATCCGCCGACGCTTCCGGAAAGAGCGTTGTCTACGCCGCCGTGCCGCAGAAGGACGGAACCTTTCAAGTGCAGGCCGTCACCGTCACAACGGGAATTGAGACGGACGCGGAGGAGGAAATTTCCGGGGACGGCCTGAAGGAAGGCATGCAGATCATTTCCGACGCCAAAGAGATCAAACCGGGCGAAACCGTCAAGCTTGCCGGCGCGGCGGAAGGAACCGAATCCGGCGGCGGCGCGGGATTCAGAGCGGCGGGTATGAGACCATGA
- a CDS encoding TIGR03915 family putative DNA repair protein — protein sequence MPDRSNLIYCYDGSFDGLLCCVFESYEKREIPADIFSPDTEQTVLLPQREIVTDPKKSARVLASIPGKMGNDALDFVRHAYLTCLPRKELFILLFLRMGFSCGPRVMNMLADDVVNTLFKAVKHLTNEAHLLKGFLRFSVFDGALAAEIEPKNLVLPLLAPHFRERYPEERFLIYDRTHSMALIYQPYRSKIISADDFRMPEPDEEERSFREFWRLFYSTIEVQGRHNPKCRMSHMPKRYWSCMTEFGAERSTGKKQELPGGPKLLNGSGL from the coding sequence ATGCCTGACCGGTCAAATCTGATTTACTGCTACGACGGAAGCTTTGACGGGCTTTTATGCTGCGTCTTTGAAAGTTACGAAAAGCGTGAAATCCCCGCGGATATTTTTTCGCCCGACACGGAGCAGACCGTTCTGCTGCCGCAGAGGGAGATCGTGACCGACCCCAAAAAATCGGCCCGGGTGCTGGCTTCCATCCCGGGGAAAATGGGGAATGACGCGCTGGACTTCGTGCGCCATGCCTATCTGACGTGCCTGCCCCGGAAAGAACTTTTTATCCTGCTGTTTCTTCGCATGGGCTTTTCCTGCGGTCCCCGGGTGATGAATATGCTGGCGGACGATGTGGTAAACACGCTTTTTAAAGCGGTTAAACACCTGACAAACGAAGCGCACCTGCTGAAAGGCTTCCTGCGCTTTTCCGTCTTTGACGGCGCGCTTGCCGCCGAGATTGAACCCAAAAACCTCGTGCTGCCCCTTCTGGCCCCGCATTTCCGGGAGCGGTACCCGGAGGAACGCTTTTTGATTTACGACCGCACGCACTCCATGGCGCTGATCTATCAGCCCTACCGCTCCAAAATCATTTCCGCGGACGATTTCCGGATGCCCGAACCGGACGAGGAAGAGCGTTCCTTCCGGGAGTTCTGGCGTCTTTTCTACAGCACCATCGAGGTTCAGGGCCGCCACAACCCGAAGTGCCGGATGAGCCATATGCCAAAGCGCTACTGGAGCTGCATGACGGAATTCGGCGCGGAGAGAAGCACCGGAAAAAAGCAGGAGCTGCCCGGGGGGCCGAAGCTTCTGAACGGTTCCGGCTTGTAA
- a CDS encoding putative DNA modification/repair radical SAM protein, giving the protein MDVFDKLKILTDAAKYDVACTSSGVDKKASRGGIGNATACGICHSFAADGRCISLLKVLMTNACTYDCQYCVNRRSNDTPRAAFTPRELAELTINFYRRNYIEGLFLSSGIQRNPDYTCEQMIEALRILREEYRFSGYIHAKAIPGADSVLISRLGMLADRMSVNIELPSQSSLKLLAPDKSKHSILAPMGYIQNRIQENTTDLVRYRHAPRFAPAGQSTQMIVGATPETDFQILNLTEGLYKKYKLKRVFFSAYMPVSDSALLPSTDTKPPLLREHRLYQADWLLRFYGFSANEILDAGHQSFNPYIDPKCNWALNHMERFPMEINRAPYAELLRVPGIGVTGAKRIVAARRTGPLNFDGLKKLGVVLKRAQYFITCGGKIADGLKITQDAALRSLMSDTALGMYQRGAGFEPEQLSLFEQPRLTQEDVRKCLTGQI; this is encoded by the coding sequence ATGGACGTCTTTGATAAACTGAAAATTCTGACTGACGCGGCAAAGTACGACGTGGCCTGCACCTCCAGCGGAGTGGACAAAAAGGCTTCGCGCGGCGGGATCGGGAACGCCACCGCCTGCGGCATCTGCCACAGCTTCGCCGCGGACGGGCGGTGCATCTCGCTTTTGAAGGTGCTGATGACCAACGCCTGCACCTACGACTGCCAGTACTGCGTGAACCGCCGCTCCAACGACACGCCCCGCGCCGCCTTTACCCCGCGCGAGCTGGCGGAGCTGACTATCAACTTTTACCGCCGCAATTATATAGAAGGTCTTTTCCTCAGCTCGGGCATTCAGCGGAACCCGGACTACACCTGCGAGCAGATGATCGAGGCGCTGCGGATTCTGCGGGAGGAATACCGGTTTTCGGGCTATATCCACGCAAAGGCCATCCCCGGCGCGGACAGCGTGCTGATTTCCCGTTTAGGGATGCTGGCCGACCGCATGAGCGTCAACATTGAGCTGCCGTCCCAGAGCAGCCTGAAGCTGCTGGCCCCGGACAAATCGAAGCATTCCATTCTGGCACCCATGGGATATATTCAGAACCGGATTCAGGAAAACACCACCGACCTTGTCCGGTACCGGCACGCCCCCAGATTCGCCCCCGCCGGACAGAGCACGCAGATGATCGTGGGCGCCACGCCGGAGACGGATTTTCAGATTCTGAACCTGACCGAGGGCCTTTATAAAAAATACAAGCTGAAACGCGTTTTCTTTTCCGCCTACATGCCTGTTTCCGACAGCGCCCTGCTGCCCTCCACGGACACAAAGCCCCCGCTTCTGCGGGAGCACCGCCTGTACCAGGCGGACTGGCTTTTGCGGTTCTACGGCTTTTCCGCCAATGAAATCCTGGACGCCGGCCATCAGAGCTTTAACCCTTATATCGACCCGAAATGCAACTGGGCGCTCAATCATATGGAGCGCTTCCCCATGGAAATCAACCGCGCGCCGTACGCGGAGCTGCTGCGCGTGCCGGGAATCGGCGTGACCGGCGCCAAACGCATCGTTGCCGCCCGGCGGACCGGGCCGCTGAATTTTGACGGGCTGAAAAAACTGGGCGTCGTGCTGAAACGGGCACAGTACTTCATTACCTGCGGCGGAAAAATCGCGGACGGGCTGAAAATCACGCAGGACGCCGCGCTGCGCTCGCTGATGTCCGACACCGCGCTGGGCATGTACCAGCGGGGCGCGGGCTTTGAGCCGGAGCAGCTTTCCCTGTTCGAGCAGCCGCGCCTGACACAGGAGGATGTGCGAAAATGCCTGACCGGTCAAATCTGA
- a CDS encoding DeoR/GlpR family DNA-binding transcription regulator, with translation MLTVEKKNLILSMLQEKPVVTVPELSQALETSEVTVRKILNELDEQGLLRRTRGGAVNISTIREFEEKEKEKKNTGEKRAIAKKAYEYIDPTDTVFIDAGSTTLELVKLIKNGSKRDIVVITNALNIAFELLDADDIELVFIGGSVRHKIMSCVGGFAENTINSLCMDKAFIGCNSITVETGITTPNLYEAQVKQCVLRAARETILISDSTKFGHTSMARISPIKNITRLITDSRIPQQLRSQIEGTGVDLVVVNPEENNETRKDNGF, from the coding sequence ATGCTTACTGTAGAAAAAAAGAACCTGATCCTTTCCATGCTGCAAGAAAAACCGGTCGTAACCGTGCCGGAGCTGAGCCAGGCGCTGGAAACCTCTGAGGTGACCGTGCGCAAGATCCTGAATGAACTGGACGAGCAGGGCCTTTTAAGACGTACCCGCGGGGGTGCGGTCAACATCTCCACCATTCGTGAATTTGAAGAAAAAGAAAAAGAGAAGAAGAACACGGGCGAAAAACGGGCGATCGCAAAAAAAGCCTATGAGTACATCGATCCCACGGACACCGTTTTTATCGACGCCGGTTCCACCACGCTGGAGCTTGTCAAGCTGATTAAAAACGGCAGCAAGCGCGATATTGTGGTGATTACCAACGCGCTGAACATCGCTTTTGAGCTTTTAGACGCCGACGACATCGAGCTGGTGTTCATCGGCGGGAGCGTCCGCCACAAAATCATGTCCTGTGTCGGCGGATTCGCGGAAAACACAATTAACAGCCTCTGTATGGATAAAGCGTTTATCGGGTGCAATAGTATTACCGTGGAAACGGGAATTACAACCCCGAATCTTTATGAAGCACAGGTCAAACAGTGCGTGCTCAGAGCCGCGCGCGAAACCATCCTGATCTCCGATTCCACCAAATTCGGGCATACTTCCATGGCGCGGATCAGCCCGATTAAAAATATCACGCGGCTGATTACGGACAGCCGGATTCCCCAGCAGCTGAGAAGCCAGATCGAAGGTACGGGAGTCGATCTTGTCGTGGTCAATCCGGAGGAAAACAATGAAACGCGAAAGGACAATGGATTTTGA
- a CDS encoding dihydroxyacetone kinase subunit DhaK, with product MNKIINQPEQMIEQMLEGYIATCPDLLEALPRSKGILTKRKKDKVSIVTGGGSGNEPWIIGYVGEGLADGAALGNVYIAPPARAILNVTKAVSHEKGVIYICTNHAGDVLNFELVGELAEMDGIRTRCVFVADDITSAPRERQSERRGVAGIAMVMKVAGAACDAGLELDDAVRVIQKANRNTFTFSVTTSPGYLPSGKAMCELPDGFIEYGMGFNGEPGVLRTELKPADEIADTMLKYLLDDSGISGGDEIAVMVNGFGFTSLLELSIVTRRVAESLREKGIVLHDIFIGTLFQPQGTGGFSISILKLDEELKPYYDAPAYSPFFKKYR from the coding sequence TTGAATAAGATCATCAACCAGCCCGAACAGATGATAGAGCAGATGCTCGAAGGCTATATCGCCACCTGCCCGGACCTGCTGGAAGCGCTGCCCCGGTCCAAGGGTATTCTGACAAAGCGGAAAAAGGACAAAGTGTCCATCGTGACGGGCGGCGGCTCGGGAAACGAGCCGTGGATCATCGGTTACGTGGGTGAAGGACTCGCGGACGGCGCGGCACTGGGCAATGTGTATATTGCGCCCCCCGCGCGGGCAATTTTAAATGTGACGAAAGCGGTCAGCCACGAAAAGGGCGTTATCTATATCTGTACGAATCACGCGGGCGACGTGCTGAATTTCGAGCTGGTCGGCGAGCTCGCCGAAATGGACGGCATCCGTACGCGCTGTGTGTTTGTCGCGGACGATATCACCAGCGCCCCGCGGGAGCGGCAGAGCGAACGCCGCGGCGTGGCGGGGATCGCGATGGTGATGAAGGTCGCCGGCGCGGCGTGCGACGCCGGGCTGGAGCTGGACGACGCGGTGCGGGTCATTCAGAAGGCGAACCGCAATACGTTCACGTTCAGCGTGACGACCTCTCCGGGCTATCTTCCCAGCGGCAAAGCCATGTGCGAGCTGCCGGACGGCTTCATCGAGTACGGCATGGGCTTTAACGGAGAACCCGGCGTTTTGCGCACGGAGCTGAAGCCCGCGGATGAAATCGCGGACACCATGCTGAAATACCTGCTGGACGACAGCGGGATTTCCGGCGGAGACGAGATTGCCGTCATGGTGAACGGGTTCGGCTTTACCAGCCTGCTGGAGCTGAGCATTGTCACCCGCAGGGTGGCCGAAAGCCTCAGGGAAAAAGGAATTGTTCTGCACGATATTTTTATCGGCACGCTTTTCCAGCCGCAGGGGACCGGCGGGTTTTCCATTTCGATCCTGAAGCTGGACGAGGAGCTGAAGCCGTATTACGACGCGCCCGCCTATTCGCCGTTTTTTAAAAAGTACAGATAA
- the dhaL gene encoding dihydroxyacetone kinase subunit DhaL: MENTMNTRQLRDMFLSVARRVVESEDFLTDIDLKIGDGDHGFGMALGFKAVKTALEGKEFPTVEALFQEVGMTLLDTMGGASGVLFGTMFISGVARQEPHERADLALLAGIFRRALEALKKRGKARVGDKTMVDAFEPAAAGLEEGAAQGVSLKEGLALCAAGAKKGMEYTRECVARFGRAKSYGTKAIGLQDAGATSVWIIFQAMSDWASENI, from the coding sequence ATGGAGAATACCATGAATACGCGCCAGCTGCGGGACATGTTCCTTTCGGTCGCGCGCAGGGTTGTGGAAAGTGAAGACTTTTTGACGGATATCGATCTGAAAATAGGGGACGGCGACCACGGCTTCGGTATGGCGCTCGGCTTCAAGGCCGTGAAAACGGCTCTGGAAGGAAAGGAGTTCCCCACGGTGGAAGCCCTTTTCCAGGAAGTGGGCATGACCCTGCTGGACACGATGGGCGGCGCTTCGGGCGTGCTCTTCGGCACCATGTTCATCAGCGGCGTCGCCCGGCAGGAACCCCATGAGCGGGCCGATCTGGCGCTGCTGGCCGGAATTTTCCGCCGCGCGCTGGAAGCGCTGAAAAAAAGGGGCAAGGCGCGGGTCGGCGACAAAACCATGGTGGACGCGTTTGAACCGGCGGCCGCCGGGCTGGAGGAAGGCGCGGCACAGGGCGTTTCCCTGAAAGAGGGCCTCGCCCTGTGCGCGGCGGGCGCAAAAAAAGGGATGGAATACACCCGGGAATGCGTGGCCCGGTTCGGCCGCGCAAAATCCTATGGGACCAAGGCGATCGGCCTTCAGGACGCCGGAGCGACTTCTGTGTGGATCATTTTTCAGGCAATGTCGGACTGGGCTTCAGAAAACATCTAA
- the pfkB gene encoding 1-phosphofructokinase: MITTLTLNPCIDRTVTVDGFTYGGTNHVENFRCDVSGKGINVSIALNNIGEETRCLGFNYMDGGSLLTDFLNSEKISSDFLNVKGQLRTNIKIFDRKASVMSELNESGSFVNGDCVADLVKKVEGYLPKTSLLVLDGSVPPGVSKDIYKTLTDKAREYGVRTVIDAYGELLLEGIKAGPYLIKPNKDELEEAFGEKLSSKEDAIRVARKIIGQGVAMVCVSMGKGGAMLITEEKAYFCAGTDIEVKGVQGAGDSLVAGMCCAIVHGLSCAEMLRYGVAVAHGSLTLEGTQMCTLESFQKMLPLIHTEEIG, encoded by the coding sequence ATGATAACCACACTTACGTTGAACCCGTGCATCGACAGAACCGTAACCGTTGACGGCTTTACCTACGGGGGAACCAATCATGTGGAAAATTTCCGGTGCGATGTTTCCGGCAAGGGAATCAATGTCAGCATCGCGCTGAACAATATAGGGGAAGAAACCCGCTGCCTGGGCTTCAATTATATGGACGGCGGATCGCTTCTGACAGATTTTTTAAACAGCGAAAAAATCAGCAGCGATTTTTTAAATGTAAAAGGACAGCTCCGCACCAATATTAAGATTTTTGACAGAAAAGCCAGTGTGATGAGCGAGCTGAACGAAAGCGGCAGTTTCGTAAACGGGGACTGCGTCGCGGACCTTGTGAAGAAAGTGGAAGGATACCTTCCCAAAACCTCGCTGCTCGTGCTGGACGGCAGCGTCCCGCCGGGCGTTTCCAAGGATATCTATAAAACCCTGACGGACAAGGCGAGGGAATACGGCGTGAGAACCGTGATCGACGCCTACGGTGAGCTGCTTCTGGAAGGGATCAAAGCCGGCCCGTACCTGATCAAGCCCAACAAGGATGAGCTTGAGGAAGCGTTCGGCGAAAAGCTTTCGTCAAAGGAAGACGCCATCCGTGTTGCCCGGAAAATCATCGGCCAGGGCGTCGCCATGGTCTGCGTATCCATGGGCAAGGGCGGCGCGATGCTGATTACCGAAGAGAAAGCTTACTTCTGCGCGGGGACGGATATCGAGGTAAAGGGCGTGCAGGGCGCCGGGGATTCTCTGGTGGCCGGCATGTGCTGCGCGATTGTGCATGGGCTTTCCTGCGCGGAGATGCTCCGTTACGGCGTAGCCGTGGCGCACGGCTCCCTGACGCTGGAGGGCACCCAGATGTGTACGCTGGAAAGCTTCCAAAAGATGCTTCCGCTGATTCATACCGAGGAAATAGGATAA
- the fba gene encoding class II fructose-1,6-bisphosphate aldolase, which translates to MPLVTTRDLLLDARRGGYAVAAFNIENMEMAQSVIRTADEMRSPVIIQTTPGTVNYAGFDMLRAMVAVEAAKTDMPVAIHLDHGDSYERCAAAIDSGYTSVMIDGSKLPYEENIAVTKAVVDLAAKKNIDVEGELGRVGGKEDTHEVKAGEDIYTDPQQAKDFAERTGVRSLAVAIGTAHGFYKGEPKLDFGRLEKIIGLVNIPIVLHGASGVPDEAVRRAVGLGICKVNFATELRAALTKGVREALRDEAVYDPKVFMKLGKKQVEEIVRHKIQVCGCDNRA; encoded by the coding sequence ATGCCATTAGTAACAACCCGGGACCTTTTGCTGGACGCAAGGCGCGGCGGCTACGCGGTTGCCGCGTTCAATATCGAAAACATGGAAATGGCTCAGTCCGTCATCCGGACGGCCGACGAAATGAGGAGCCCCGTGATCATACAGACCACGCCGGGAACGGTGAACTACGCGGGCTTTGACATGCTGCGCGCAATGGTCGCCGTCGAAGCGGCAAAGACGGATATGCCGGTGGCTATTCATCTTGACCACGGCGACAGCTACGAGCGGTGCGCCGCGGCGATCGATTCCGGCTACACCTCCGTCATGATCGACGGTTCCAAGCTTCCCTATGAGGAAAATATCGCCGTCACCAAAGCGGTCGTCGACCTCGCGGCGAAAAAGAACATCGATGTGGAAGGCGAGCTCGGCAGGGTCGGCGGCAAGGAGGATACCCACGAGGTAAAAGCCGGAGAGGATATCTACACCGATCCGCAGCAGGCGAAGGACTTCGCCGAAAGGACGGGCGTCCGTTCGCTGGCGGTCGCCATCGGCACCGCGCACGGCTTCTATAAAGGGGAGCCGAAGCTCGACTTCGGCCGCCTGGAAAAAATCATCGGGCTCGTCAATATTCCGATCGTGCTCCACGGCGCTTCCGGCGTGCCGGACGAAGCGGTCCGCCGTGCGGTCGGGCTGGGCATCTGCAAGGTGAATTTCGCGACGGAGCTGCGCGCCGCACTGACCAAAGGCGTGCGCGAGGCCCTCAGGGACGAAGCCGTCTATGACCCGAAGGTGTTTATGAAGCTGGGCAAAAAACAGGTCGAGGAAATCGTAAGGCACAAAATCCAGGTGTGCGGGTGCGACAACAGAGCCTGA